One window from the genome of Thalassospira xiamenensis M-5 = DSM 17429 encodes:
- a CDS encoding NUDIX domain-containing protein, translating to MGRNYIVQDCVYAVILNDAGEVAVARTPKGVVLIGGGVERGESERDALHREAYEESGYRIDIRNRLGIASQYVSNFTKGRFRLKRGVFFLCEFTERLGPPVEPDHELIWLAYDDAHQKLIRPFHRWALEVGFAGEQASP from the coding sequence ATGGGTAGAAACTACATCGTGCAGGACTGTGTCTATGCCGTCATCCTCAACGATGCCGGTGAGGTTGCGGTTGCGCGCACTCCCAAAGGCGTTGTTCTCATCGGGGGCGGGGTCGAGCGTGGCGAAAGTGAGCGTGATGCCTTGCATCGCGAAGCATATGAAGAATCCGGTTACAGGATAGATATTCGCAATCGTCTTGGAATTGCTTCACAATATGTCAGCAATTTTACCAAAGGCCGGTTTCGGCTCAAGCGCGGTGTGTTCTTCCTGTGCGAGTTCACCGAACGACTTGGGCCGCCGGTTGAACCGGATCATGAACTGATCTGGCTTGCCTATGATGATGCGCATCAAAAATTGATCCGGCCATTTCATCGTTGGGCGCTTGAAGTAGGGTTTGCGGGAGAGCAGGCATCGCCTTAA
- a CDS encoding YchJ family protein, translating into MIYVTNGQLRCAMHKPAAIGPCPCGKGESFDNCCGAILAGKRKASTAEQLMRARYSAFVCRDADYLLATLAPEKASGFDQDQIRSDRCEWTGLEIIATDKGGILDQNGIVEFVARFRDRGTDHVLHEISRFERRNGNWLYIDGKFPEQRNLKTVLNSVNIGRNDPCPCGSGKKYKKCCG; encoded by the coding sequence ATGATTTATGTGACCAATGGACAGTTGCGATGTGCGATGCATAAACCTGCAGCCATAGGCCCCTGCCCTTGTGGAAAAGGCGAAAGTTTCGACAATTGCTGCGGGGCAATCCTGGCTGGAAAGCGAAAAGCCTCAACTGCCGAACAATTGATGCGTGCTCGTTACAGCGCATTTGTTTGCCGAGACGCGGATTACCTTCTGGCAACACTGGCTCCGGAAAAGGCATCAGGATTTGATCAGGATCAGATCAGGTCGGACAGATGCGAATGGACTGGACTGGAAATAATTGCGACGGATAAAGGCGGCATTCTTGATCAGAATGGTATTGTCGAATTCGTTGCCCGGTTTCGCGATAGGGGTACCGATCATGTCTTGCACGAAATATCCCGATTTGAACGCCGCAACGGGAACTGGCTTTATATAGATGGTAAATTTCCCGAACAACGAAACCTAAAAACTGTTCTTAACTCCGTCAACATTGGCCGCAATGATCCCTGCCCTTGTGGTTCGGGCAAGAAATATAAAAAGTGTTGCGGTTAA
- a CDS encoding NUDIX hydrolase, giving the protein MMSDIDDKRDYLARPIIGVGAVIWNDENVLLIKRGKAPSKGSWSIPGGAQELGETLRDAVRREVLEEAGIIVSTPVLIDTVDLITPDGNGQVQYHYTLIDFVAEAQETDLKTGGDAADARWVPFVQLDDYRLWDKTKDIITRSRALRR; this is encoded by the coding sequence ATGATGTCTGATATCGACGATAAGCGAGATTACCTTGCCAGACCGATCATCGGAGTTGGTGCTGTTATTTGGAATGACGAAAATGTTTTACTGATCAAACGGGGCAAGGCGCCAAGTAAAGGCAGTTGGAGCATTCCCGGCGGCGCACAGGAGCTTGGTGAAACATTGCGTGATGCGGTTCGGCGGGAAGTCCTGGAGGAAGCCGGTATCATCGTATCAACCCCGGTTCTGATTGATACAGTCGACCTGATCACGCCAGATGGCAATGGGCAGGTTCAATATCACTATACCCTGATCGACTTCGTCGCCGAAGCACAAGAAACCGATTTAAAGACTGGCGGCGATGCTGCCGATGCCCGCTGGGTGCCTTTCGTGCAGCTTGATGACTACAGGCTTTGGGACAAAACCAAAGACATCATTACCCGCTCGCGCGCTTTACGTCGGTAA
- a CDS encoding sn-glycerol-3-phosphate import ATP-binding protein UgpC, translated as MATVTLNRAEKTYDNGFKALHGIDLHIGDGEFTVLVGPSGCGKSTLLRMIAGLESITGGEIKIDDRVVNNVAPADRDIAMVFQNYALYPHMTNYANMAYGLKNRGYSKVEIDTRVRDAAKILQLDDYLERKPQQLSGGQRQRVAMGRAIVREPKVFLFDEPLSNLDAKLRVDMRLEIKNLQQRLGITSVYVTHDQVEAMTLADRLIVMNAGVAEQIGTPIEIYEKPASLFVASFIGSPSMNFLNGTVSDDKSHVVIGDGSKIDLDHQIEAGRELVVGVRPEHFTLTVDGSGALKARVRMIESLGAETLVYLEFGEKNESVTLRMQGTHQFAKGQELALSTTTDQVHLFDRDSGKRL; from the coding sequence ATGGCAACTGTTACCCTTAATCGGGCTGAAAAAACCTATGACAATGGCTTCAAGGCTTTGCATGGTATCGATCTTCATATTGGTGACGGGGAATTCACCGTTCTGGTCGGCCCGTCGGGCTGTGGCAAATCAACACTTCTGCGAATGATCGCGGGCCTTGAAAGCATTACAGGTGGCGAGATCAAAATCGATGACCGGGTTGTCAACAATGTTGCGCCGGCTGATCGTGACATCGCGATGGTGTTTCAGAACTATGCGCTTTATCCGCATATGACCAACTATGCCAATATGGCGTATGGTCTTAAAAATCGCGGATACAGCAAGGTGGAAATCGACACCCGCGTTCGAGATGCCGCCAAGATTCTTCAGCTTGACGATTATCTGGAACGCAAACCGCAGCAGCTTTCGGGCGGGCAGCGCCAGCGTGTGGCAATGGGGCGTGCAATTGTGCGCGAACCAAAGGTTTTTCTGTTTGATGAGCCGCTGTCGAACCTTGATGCAAAGCTTCGTGTCGATATGAGACTTGAGATCAAGAACCTTCAGCAACGTCTTGGAATTACGTCAGTTTATGTGACGCATGATCAGGTCGAAGCCATGACACTGGCAGATCGCCTGATTGTCATGAATGCCGGCGTTGCCGAACAAATTGGTACGCCGATTGAAATATATGAAAAACCGGCCAGCCTCTTTGTCGCAAGCTTCATCGGATCGCCGTCAATGAACTTCCTGAACGGGACGGTTTCGGATGACAAAAGCCACGTCGTTATCGGCGATGGCAGCAAGATCGATCTTGATCATCAGATCGAGGCCGGTCGAGAACTGGTGGTCGGGGTCCGTCCAGAACACTTTACCCTGACTGTCGATGGCAGTGGTGCATTGAAGGCCAGGGTTCGAATGATTGAATCGCTTGGTGCGGAAACGCTGGTCTATCTTGAATTCGGTGAAAAGAATGAAAGTGTGACGTTGCGCATGCAGGGCACGCATCAGTTTGCCAAAGGACAGGAACTGGCACTTTCGACCACAACCGATCAGGTGCATCTGTTTGACAGGGACAGTGGCAAGCGTCTCTGA
- a CDS encoding GAF domain-containing protein, giving the protein MNAEQKQVLYQEAEKELISITEGETNVTALMATISCILAQKFDYYFWTGFYIVDPAKENELVVGPYQGTLGCLRIPFGRGVCGTAAATLKTQVVEDVHAFPGHIACDSRSNSEIVVPVLNAQGQLIAVLDVDSVEAGSFDDTDRIALETLMQRIFAQ; this is encoded by the coding sequence GTGAACGCCGAACAGAAACAGGTTCTTTATCAGGAAGCTGAAAAAGAACTGATCAGCATCACCGAGGGTGAAACCAACGTCACCGCGCTGATGGCGACAATCAGCTGTATTCTTGCACAAAAGTTCGACTATTATTTCTGGACTGGCTTTTATATCGTTGATCCAGCGAAAGAAAATGAACTGGTCGTCGGGCCTTATCAGGGGACTTTGGGGTGCCTGCGCATTCCGTTTGGTCGCGGTGTTTGCGGCACAGCTGCTGCGACGCTCAAAACCCAGGTTGTTGAAGATGTTCACGCTTTTCCGGGGCATATCGCCTGTGACAGCCGGTCGAACTCCGAGATTGTCGTGCCGGTGCTGAATGCGCAAGGACAGTTGATTGCGGTGCTCGACGTCGATAGTGTCGAGGCTGGTTCGTTCGACGATACTGATCGCATCGCACTTGAAACTTTAATGCAGCGCATTTTTGCGCAATGA
- the rpoH gene encoding RNA polymerase sigma factor RpoH → MSTIKLPAVPQDDGFSGYLRQVWKFPMLSVDEEYMLARRYHEHDDTDAAHKLVTSHLRLVAKIAFGYRGYGLPMADLVAEGNTGLMRAVQKFDPERGFRLSTYAMWWIKAAVTEYILHSWSMVKLGTMAAQKKLFFSLRKAKKQLNIYDNGELSPEQADAVAEKLGVTGKEALEMNRRLAARDFSLNTPMPKDEGMEYLDTLSSDAPSPESIVADAEERVLHNDMLKSAMGELPEREREIIEARFLSDDPITLEKLGERFGVSRERVRQLEARAFKKIQESVLTQHAAA, encoded by the coding sequence ATGAGCACGATTAAATTACCTGCAGTACCGCAGGACGACGGTTTCTCCGGTTACCTGAGACAGGTCTGGAAGTTTCCGATGCTCAGCGTAGACGAAGAATATATGCTTGCACGCCGCTATCACGAGCATGATGACACGGATGCAGCTCACAAGCTGGTCACAAGTCACTTGCGTCTTGTCGCAAAAATTGCGTTCGGCTATCGGGGCTATGGCCTTCCAATGGCTGATCTGGTGGCCGAGGGCAATACCGGCTTGATGCGGGCTGTTCAAAAATTCGATCCGGAACGTGGTTTCCGTCTGTCGACCTATGCAATGTGGTGGATCAAGGCGGCAGTGACCGAATATATCCTTCACAGCTGGTCGATGGTGAAACTTGGCACCATGGCAGCGCAGAAAAAGCTGTTTTTCAGCCTGCGTAAAGCCAAAAAGCAGCTTAACATCTATGACAATGGCGAACTGTCACCCGAACAGGCAGATGCCGTTGCCGAGAAGCTTGGCGTGACCGGTAAAGAAGCGCTTGAAATGAACCGTCGCCTTGCAGCGCGTGATTTCTCGCTTAACACACCAATGCCGAAAGACGAAGGCATGGAGTATCTTGATACTCTGTCGTCGGATGCACCAAGCCCGGAAAGCATCGTTGCAGATGCCGAGGAGCGTGTTTTACATAACGACATGCTGAAAAGCGCGATGGGTGAGTTGCCAGAGCGTGAGCGTGAGATTATCGAAGCCCGTTTCCTGAGTGATGATCCGATTACGCTTGAAAAACTTGGCGAACGCTTTGGCGTAAGTCGCGAACGTGTTCGTCAGCTTGAGGCGCGCGCATTCAAAAAAATTCAGGAATCTGTTCTGACGCAGCATGCTGCAGCGTGA
- the ssb gene encoding single-stranded DNA-binding protein, whose product MAGSVNKVILVGNLGRDPEIRFTQAGKKIANFSIATSEQWRDRQSGERRERTEWHRIVVFNEGLADVVERFVKKGSKLYIEGQLRTRKWQGQDGKDNYTTEIVLEGFNSNLTMLDNRGEGGGMGGGGASSGGSYGSDNGGGYGGGSDAGWGNGSSSGGGSAPAGAPDLDDEIPF is encoded by the coding sequence ATGGCTGGCAGTGTCAATAAAGTCATTCTCGTCGGGAACCTCGGCCGCGATCCTGAAATTCGTTTCACCCAGGCTGGCAAAAAGATTGCCAATTTCAGCATTGCGACCTCGGAACAGTGGCGAGACCGCCAGTCGGGCGAGCGTCGCGAGCGCACCGAATGGCATCGCATCGTCGTTTTCAACGAAGGTTTGGCCGATGTGGTTGAACGCTTTGTGAAAAAAGGCAGCAAGCTTTATATCGAAGGCCAGCTTCGCACCCGCAAATGGCAGGGGCAGGACGGCAAGGACAATTACACCACTGAAATCGTGCTTGAAGGATTCAACTCGAACCTGACCATGCTCGACAACCGCGGCGAAGGCGGCGGCATGGGTGGCGGCGGCGCAAGCTCTGGCGGCAGCTATGGATCGGACAATGGTGGCGGTTATGGCGGCGGATCGGATGCCGGTTGGGGCAATGGTAGCTCGTCGGGCGGCGGTTCTGCGCCTGCCGGAGCACCGGACCTTGATGACGAAATTCCGTTCTAA